One Fontisphaera persica DNA window includes the following coding sequences:
- a CDS encoding BRCT domain-containing protein, with the protein MVSLKANPMLHPDHEPYFKYTKRQRVDLAIHTLEGILKGIAIDGQIQSPECRELSNWYNEHRHLIAYHPFSELVPVVQSALADGVLNTEERADLLWLCKNMSVGSIFYDEITNDIQVLHGILHGILADDVVTEEETKALSEWIDTNSHLKGTYPFDEIDSLLTMVLQDGKLDDKEKSLLKDFFEDFVSYSNAKRSEQAKSEKVNKKEMRLTGICAVCPVIEFPNHVFCFTGASRRATRHDIAYQVESRRGVFTNTVTKNLDYLVIGAAGNPCWAYGCYGRKVEQAIKYRREGSKLILVHENDFWDAIEDTKG; encoded by the coding sequence ATGGTATCTCTGAAAGCCAATCCTATGTTACACCCAGATCATGAACCCTATTTCAAGTACACGAAAAGGCAGCGAGTAGATCTTGCTATTCACACATTGGAAGGAATCTTAAAAGGCATCGCCATTGATGGACAGATACAATCACCCGAGTGCCGGGAATTATCCAATTGGTATAATGAACACCGCCACTTGATTGCCTACCATCCTTTCTCGGAGCTGGTACCTGTCGTTCAGTCGGCGTTGGCAGATGGCGTGCTCAACACGGAAGAGCGCGCCGACCTTTTATGGCTATGCAAAAACATGTCTGTGGGCAGCATTTTTTATGATGAGATTACAAATGACATTCAAGTTTTACATGGCATTCTCCATGGCATCTTGGCAGACGATGTGGTCACGGAGGAGGAAACTAAAGCCCTGAGTGAATGGATTGACACCAATTCACATCTGAAAGGAACTTACCCATTCGATGAAATTGACAGCCTGCTAACGATGGTGCTCCAGGACGGTAAGCTCGATGACAAGGAAAAATCATTGCTCAAAGATTTTTTTGAGGACTTCGTCTCATATTCCAATGCAAAGCGCTCTGAACAGGCTAAATCTGAAAAGGTCAACAAAAAGGAAATGCGGTTAACCGGCATTTGCGCTGTGTGTCCCGTGATTGAGTTTCCTAATCATGTTTTCTGTTTCACCGGCGCCTCTCGGAGGGCTACAAGGCATGATATTGCGTACCAGGTTGAAAGCCGCAGAGGTGTGTTCACTAACACCGTTACTAAAAATCTCGATTACCTCGTTATTGGAGCTGCCGGCAATCCTTGCTGGGCATATGGGTGCTATGGCCGCAAAGTGGAACAAGCTATAAAATATCGCCGTGAAGGCAGCAAATTGATTCTGGTTCATGAAAACGATTTTTGGGATGCGATTGAGGACACAAAAGGTTGA
- the dinB gene encoding DNA polymerase IV: MPAKIIHLDADAFFASVEQAADPRLRGRPVAVGGEKRGIIASASYEARRFGIYTPMPAALARRLCPALILLPGDFEKYERFSQWMFSYAYDFTPDVEVASIDEGYLDVTGARRPPFEVAHRLREAIRQSLKISVSEGVAANKLVSQVASKLNKPAALLEVPPGREAEFLCPLPNRWLPGVGPKLGERLNAAGLARVGQIAATPPELLEVLVGSGAGTLHRFARGLDDRPVVPSRAPAKSFGQQETFAQDLTDEEYAQAVLRRMADELFAKLRAAGQAARTLTVKVRYNDMAEDQCSESLPEPVCVETEVYGRLRLLLKRAWRRRVSLRMVSLRLSHLYDGRITGELELLPADGQSEARRRLAAAVDALREKFGCKVVMRGHDLLLEERKTQTDISPDNSRNLPLPPPTREGQGKRWREPAAARRPASVPVIPLRVRSYYSFLASTLAIADIVRLAQQHELPAIGLADLGHLHGAPEFVQQAQAAGLQPLVGTEVLLDGRPLVLFVENARGYARLCRWLSLPPGQLSLRQLEEGTDGLLALGAEARLAAWFPGRFYGLVCAPEEAARFPAHLPLAWGQPVHYATPPDRWKFEVLEAIRTLTLLRQEHPAKLPGELHWRAPAELRQQFRLPPRVLAGNAEIAERCRGFRFPFGPPQFPVFQAPDGSPSRAFLRRLVLEGARRRYPDRWTQVRPQLEEELAIIGEVGYEDYFLVVWDLLRECRRRGMDWLTRGSAADSLVCYCLGISNVCPLRFDLYFRRFLNRERMAMHKLPDIDVDFPHDRKDDVIALLFEKYGPEHCAVVGGFSTYQARGAVADVGKALGLSEHQVRRFTEHFPWSRARGLVQLLRESPDCRDLPLEEEPYRSALEMAEFLDGFPRYPKMHPCGVVLSRQPIHELTPTFRTHKGWPATHYDMDAVEALGLVKLDILAQGGLAVMRDALAEIRRKEEPQKGPLPPPPAEETKGLAPLDGGMPDLAPWDDPAVWDLIASGQARAVHHIESPAMVGLCRQSHIREIDGLVAVVSVIRPGAANEQKKQKFCRRYQGLEPASYPHPSLEPCLRSTFGLVVYEEHVLQICEAFAGLPPGRADQLRRALGKEKLETIQEIGREFFAAARARGRPEAVIREVWDLVTGFAGYAFCKAHSTAYAVEAYVAAWLKRYYPAEFMAAVLTHGKGFYDPLVYVLECHRLGLPLLPPTLNEPGPAFQVVRPRPASGVSTAPPRAIRVPITQIKGLTQATRDRLLAARQQGAFTSLRDFYARVGPAPEEMELLIRAGALDEFGLSRTRLFWEAQLLRRAFGHAEAGGGQGWLLPPPGAERLSDAPLQEPTRRQRLEWEAELLGYPVSGHPLELFDQVAWETYCPVARLGEFVGQQVVTCGLVIEQRLFHQITGEPMKFLTLADWTGMVETELFASTYRSYGLATVRYPVLEVTATVEPFENGRGFTLRIHRAGKPREKPTQRQE; encoded by the coding sequence ATGCCCGCCAAAATCATTCACCTCGACGCAGATGCCTTCTTTGCCTCGGTGGAGCAGGCGGCGGACCCCCGCCTGCGCGGGCGCCCGGTGGCTGTGGGCGGCGAAAAGCGCGGCATCATCGCCTCCGCCTCCTATGAGGCCCGGCGCTTCGGCATCTACACCCCCATGCCCGCCGCCCTGGCCCGGCGGTTGTGCCCCGCCTTGATTCTCCTGCCGGGCGACTTCGAGAAATACGAGCGATTTTCCCAATGGATGTTTTCCTACGCCTACGACTTCACCCCGGACGTGGAGGTGGCCTCGATTGACGAAGGATACCTCGACGTCACCGGCGCGCGCCGCCCCCCTTTCGAGGTGGCCCACCGCCTGCGGGAGGCCATCCGCCAATCGCTCAAAATCTCCGTCAGCGAAGGCGTGGCCGCCAACAAGCTCGTCAGCCAGGTGGCCTCCAAGTTGAACAAACCCGCCGCCCTGCTGGAAGTCCCGCCCGGCCGGGAAGCCGAGTTTTTGTGTCCGCTGCCCAACCGCTGGCTGCCGGGCGTAGGCCCCAAGCTCGGCGAGCGGCTGAACGCCGCCGGCCTGGCGCGGGTGGGCCAAATCGCCGCCACTCCCCCGGAATTGCTGGAAGTGCTGGTGGGCAGCGGCGCCGGCACGCTCCACCGCTTTGCCCGCGGTCTCGATGACCGACCCGTCGTGCCCAGCCGTGCCCCCGCCAAATCTTTCGGGCAACAAGAGACCTTTGCGCAGGACCTCACCGACGAGGAATACGCCCAGGCGGTCCTGCGCCGCATGGCGGATGAACTCTTCGCCAAATTGCGCGCGGCCGGCCAGGCGGCTCGCACCCTCACGGTCAAAGTGCGTTACAACGACATGGCCGAAGACCAATGCAGCGAAAGCCTGCCCGAGCCGGTGTGCGTGGAAACCGAGGTGTATGGACGCCTCCGCCTGCTCCTCAAACGCGCCTGGCGCCGCCGGGTGAGCCTCCGCATGGTCTCGCTGCGGTTGAGCCACCTCTATGACGGGCGCATCACCGGCGAGCTGGAACTGCTGCCGGCAGACGGCCAATCCGAGGCGCGCCGCCGCCTGGCCGCCGCCGTGGATGCCTTGCGCGAAAAGTTCGGCTGCAAGGTGGTCATGCGCGGCCATGACCTGCTGCTGGAGGAACGCAAAACGCAAACGGATATTTCACCCGATAACTCCAGGAACCTCCCCCTCCCCCCTCCAACGCGTGAGGGCCAGGGCAAGAGATGGCGCGAGCCTGCGGCCGCGCGGCGGCCGGCCAGCGTCCCCGTCATCCCGCTGCGCGTGCGCAGTTATTATTCGTTCCTTGCTTCCACCCTGGCCATTGCCGACATCGTCCGCCTGGCGCAACAGCATGAATTGCCCGCCATCGGGCTGGCCGATTTGGGTCATTTGCACGGCGCGCCGGAGTTTGTGCAGCAAGCCCAGGCCGCCGGCTTGCAACCGCTGGTGGGCACGGAAGTCCTCCTCGACGGCCGCCCCCTGGTGTTATTCGTGGAAAACGCCCGGGGCTATGCCCGTCTCTGCCGCTGGCTCAGCCTGCCGCCCGGCCAGTTGTCGCTGCGGCAGTTGGAGGAAGGCACGGACGGCCTGCTGGCCCTCGGCGCAGAGGCGCGCCTGGCGGCATGGTTTCCCGGTCGTTTCTACGGCCTGGTCTGCGCGCCGGAAGAAGCCGCCCGTTTCCCCGCGCATTTACCCCTCGCCTGGGGACAGCCGGTGCATTACGCCACGCCGCCAGACCGCTGGAAATTTGAAGTGTTGGAGGCCATCCGCACCCTCACCCTCCTGCGGCAGGAGCACCCCGCCAAACTGCCCGGCGAGTTGCACTGGCGCGCGCCCGCCGAGCTGCGCCAGCAATTCCGCCTGCCACCCCGCGTGCTGGCCGGCAATGCCGAAATTGCCGAGCGCTGCCGGGGCTTCCGGTTTCCCTTTGGCCCGCCGCAATTCCCGGTGTTTCAGGCCCCGGACGGCTCCCCCTCGCGCGCCTTTTTGCGGCGGCTGGTGCTGGAGGGCGCGCGCCGCCGTTATCCTGACCGCTGGACGCAGGTGCGGCCCCAACTCGAGGAGGAGCTGGCCATCATCGGCGAGGTGGGCTACGAGGACTACTTTCTGGTGGTGTGGGATTTGCTGCGCGAATGCCGCCGCCGCGGCATGGACTGGCTCACCCGCGGCAGCGCCGCCGATTCCCTGGTCTGCTATTGTCTGGGCATCAGCAACGTGTGCCCGCTGCGCTTCGACCTCTACTTCCGCCGTTTCCTCAACCGCGAGCGCATGGCCATGCACAAACTGCCGGACATTGACGTGGACTTTCCCCATGACCGCAAGGATGACGTCATCGCCCTGCTCTTCGAGAAATACGGCCCGGAGCATTGCGCGGTGGTGGGCGGCTTCTCCACCTACCAGGCCCGCGGCGCCGTGGCCGATGTCGGCAAGGCGCTCGGCCTTTCCGAGCATCAAGTGCGGCGCTTCACCGAGCATTTCCCCTGGAGCCGCGCCCGCGGCCTCGTCCAACTGCTGCGCGAAAGCCCCGACTGCCGCGATTTGCCGCTGGAGGAAGAACCCTACCGCTCGGCCCTGGAAATGGCGGAATTTCTGGATGGCTTCCCGCGTTATCCCAAGATGCACCCCTGCGGCGTGGTGCTCTCGCGCCAGCCCATCCACGAACTCACTCCCACCTTCCGCACCCACAAGGGCTGGCCCGCCACGCACTACGACATGGACGCCGTCGAGGCCCTCGGCCTGGTGAAACTCGACATCCTGGCCCAAGGCGGCCTGGCGGTGATGCGCGATGCGCTGGCGGAAATCCGCAGAAAAGAGGAGCCGCAAAAAGGCCCCCTCCCCCCTCCACCAGCGGAGGAAACAAAGGGGTTGGCGCCGCTGGATGGTGGGATGCCGGACCTTGCCCCCTGGGATGACCCCGCCGTGTGGGACCTCATTGCCAGCGGCCAGGCCCGCGCCGTGCATCACATCGAGTCACCCGCCATGGTGGGCCTCTGCCGGCAGAGCCACATCCGCGAAATAGACGGCCTGGTGGCCGTGGTCAGCGTCATCCGCCCCGGCGCGGCCAACGAACAAAAAAAACAAAAGTTCTGCCGCCGTTACCAGGGGTTGGAACCGGCCAGCTATCCCCATCCCTCGCTGGAGCCGTGCCTCCGGAGCACCTTCGGCCTGGTGGTGTATGAGGAGCACGTTCTGCAAATCTGCGAGGCCTTTGCCGGCCTGCCCCCCGGCCGCGCCGACCAGCTCCGCCGTGCCCTGGGCAAGGAAAAGTTGGAGACCATCCAGGAAATTGGCCGCGAATTCTTCGCCGCCGCCCGCGCCCGCGGGCGCCCCGAAGCCGTCATCCGCGAGGTGTGGGACCTGGTCACCGGTTTTGCCGGATACGCCTTTTGCAAGGCGCATTCGACGGCTTACGCGGTGGAGGCGTACGTCGCCGCGTGGCTCAAGCGGTATTACCCGGCGGAGTTCATGGCGGCCGTGCTCACCCACGGCAAGGGCTTTTACGACCCCCTCGTCTATGTGCTCGAATGCCACCGCCTGGGCCTCCCCCTCCTGCCGCCCACCCTCAATGAGCCCGGGCCGGCTTTCCAGGTGGTGCGCCCGCGGCCGGCTTCCGGCGTTTCCACCGCTCCCCCTCGCGCCATTCGTGTGCCCATAACACAAATTAAAGGCCTGACCCAGGCCACCCGCGACCGGCTCCTGGCCGCGCGCCAACAGGGCGCCTTCACCTCCCTGCGCGATTTTTACGCCCGCGTTGGCCCCGCGCCGGAGGAAATGGAATTGCTCATCCGCGCCGGCGCCCTGGATGAATTCGGCCTGAGCCGCACCCGCCTGTTTTGGGAGGCGCAGCTCCTGCGGCGCGCCTTTGGCCACGCGGAGGCAGGCGGCGGCCAGGGCTGGCTCCTCCCCCCGCCCGGAGCGGAGCGCCTGAGCGACGCCCCCCTTCAGGAACCCACCCGCCGCCAGCGCCTGGAATGGGAGGCCGAACTGTTGGGCTACCCCGTCAGCGGCCATCCGCTCGAACTCTTTGACCAGGTGGCCTGGGAGACTTATTGCCCGGTGGCGCGCCTGGGGGAGTTTGTGGGACAGCAAGTCGTCACCTGCGGCCTCGTCATCGAGCAACGGCTCTTCCATCAAATCACCGGCGAACCGATGAAATTCCTGACCCTGGCGGACTGGACGGGCATGGTGGAAACCGAACTCTTTGCCTCCACCTACCGCAGCTACGGCCTGGCCACCGTCCGCTACCCTGTGCTGGAAGTCACCGCCACCGTCGAACCCTTTGAAAATGGCCGCGGCTTCACCCTCCGCATCCACCGCGCCGGCAAACCGCGGGAAAAACCGACCCAACGTCAGGAATAA
- the lexA gene encoding transcriptional repressor LexA, whose translation MKRLTDQQARVLALLQARQQAGEPMPTLREIAAHFGFRSPRAAACHVAALERKGWLAHVPGKARSWRLASPLARLRQAVVDIPLFGSIPAGFADDRQQEAEGCVSVDVRTLGIQPTARTFALRVRGDSMIGRHIIDGDIVILEHGRPPRPGDVVAALIDNESTLKTYVVERGRPYLKAENPQYPKLIPAAELVIQGVMVGLVRGKAG comes from the coding sequence ATGAAACGCTTGACCGACCAACAAGCACGGGTCCTCGCCCTCCTCCAAGCCCGGCAGCAGGCGGGCGAACCCATGCCCACCCTGCGCGAAATCGCCGCGCATTTCGGCTTCCGCAGCCCGCGCGCCGCCGCCTGTCACGTGGCGGCCCTGGAGCGCAAAGGCTGGCTGGCCCATGTGCCGGGCAAGGCGCGCTCCTGGCGGCTGGCCTCGCCCCTGGCGCGCCTCCGGCAGGCGGTGGTGGACATCCCGCTCTTTGGGAGCATCCCCGCCGGTTTTGCCGACGACCGGCAGCAGGAGGCCGAAGGATGCGTGTCGGTGGACGTGCGGACACTGGGCATTCAACCCACCGCGCGCACGTTTGCCCTGCGGGTGCGGGGCGACTCCATGATTGGGCGGCACATCATTGACGGCGACATTGTGATTCTGGAGCACGGCCGGCCCCCCCGACCCGGCGATGTCGTCGCGGCGCTGATTGACAACGAAAGCACCCTCAAAACGTACGTGGTGGAGCGCGGGCGCCCCTATTTGAAGGCCGAAAATCCCCAATACCCCAAACTCATCCCCGCCGCCGAGCTGGTCATCCAGGGGGTGATGGTGGGACTGGTGCGCGGCAAAGCAGGATAA
- the serS gene encoding serine--tRNA ligase, producing MLDIKSIRDNPDWVRERLATRGGGDEARVAEVLEWDEKRRKALAEVEALKAQRNRVSKEIGALMAQKKAVEAEAKKAETRQLGDRIAALDKEAEAANAARDAVLARLPNLPHESVPVGRSAADNPVVREWGQKRAFEFKPRDHMELCRSLRLVDFERGAKLSGSGFLLYTGAGARLERALIQFMLDLHTREHGFTEVSPPYIISRDCMFGVGQFPKFEDQAYAVREGLDDSTLGKLYLLPTAEAPVANIHREEILREEDLPLYYCAYSPCFRAEAGAAGVGTRGMIRVHQFDKVELIKIVQPEAGYDELERMVANAETVLQRLGLHYRVVLLCTGDMGFASAKTYDIEVWAPGQGAYLEVSSCSNCEDFQARRMNLRYKSQTGQNVFPHILNGSGTALARLFVALVETHQQADGTVLLPEPLRAYLGQDRLAPPA from the coding sequence ATGCTGGATATCAAGAGCATCCGGGACAACCCGGATTGGGTGCGGGAACGGCTCGCCACCCGCGGCGGCGGGGATGAGGCGCGGGTGGCCGAGGTTTTGGAATGGGACGAAAAACGGCGGAAGGCCCTGGCCGAAGTCGAGGCCCTGAAAGCCCAGCGCAACCGGGTTTCCAAGGAAATCGGGGCGTTGATGGCGCAGAAGAAGGCCGTGGAAGCCGAGGCAAAAAAGGCCGAAACGCGCCAGTTGGGGGACCGGATTGCGGCGTTGGACAAGGAGGCGGAGGCGGCGAACGCGGCGCGGGATGCGGTGCTGGCGCGCCTGCCCAATCTGCCGCATGAGAGCGTGCCGGTGGGGCGGAGCGCAGCCGATAATCCCGTGGTGCGGGAGTGGGGGCAAAAGCGGGCTTTTGAGTTCAAGCCGCGGGACCACATGGAGTTGTGCCGCAGCTTGCGGCTGGTGGACTTCGAGCGGGGGGCCAAACTTTCGGGGAGCGGTTTTCTGCTGTACACGGGGGCGGGGGCGCGGCTGGAGCGGGCGTTAATCCAGTTCATGCTGGACCTGCACACGCGCGAGCATGGCTTCACGGAAGTTTCGCCCCCCTACATCATCAGCCGCGATTGCATGTTTGGGGTGGGGCAATTTCCGAAGTTTGAGGACCAGGCCTACGCAGTGCGGGAGGGGCTGGACGACAGCACGCTGGGCAAGTTGTATCTGCTGCCCACCGCGGAGGCGCCGGTGGCCAACATTCACCGCGAGGAAATTTTGCGGGAGGAGGATTTGCCGCTTTACTACTGCGCTTACAGTCCGTGTTTCCGGGCGGAGGCGGGGGCGGCGGGGGTGGGCACGCGGGGCATGATCCGGGTGCATCAGTTTGACAAGGTGGAGCTGATCAAGATCGTCCAGCCGGAGGCGGGTTACGACGAGTTGGAGCGGATGGTGGCCAATGCGGAAACCGTGTTGCAACGGTTGGGACTGCATTACCGCGTGGTGTTGCTGTGCACGGGGGACATGGGCTTTGCCAGCGCCAAGACCTACGACATTGAGGTCTGGGCGCCGGGGCAGGGAGCGTATCTGGAGGTGTCCAGTTGCTCCAATTGCGAGGATTTTCAGGCGCGCCGGATGAATTTGCGATACAAGAGCCAGACGGGACAGAATGTGTTCCCGCATATTCTCAACGGCAGCGGCACGGCCCTGGCGCGGTTATTTGTGGCGCTGGTGGAGACGCACCAGCAGGCCGATGGCACGGTGCTGTTGCCGGAGCCGTTGCGCGCTTACCTTGGCCAGGACCGGCTTGCCCCTCCCGCATGA
- the glgA gene encoding glycogen synthase GlgA, with protein MRILLASSEIHPYSKTGGLADMVGALGKALARQGHQVGLVTPLYRGVREKFPDIQRLDWWLDVPWGEGRQGGQVFHRQAEKNLTVYFIDRPDFFDRNGLYTEHGHGYPDNPERYLFFSKAVVHLANYLPWRPQALHLHDWQTALAAPLVHWQRQQGAPVNLPRTLFTIHNLAYQGICDARFYALTNLPPAYWWPDGCEFFGAFNFLKGGIEYADLLTTVSPRYAREITTEAFGCQLDGVLRRRAAQLTGILNGVDYEEWNTEHNPYLRHPYSWRNLAGKAANKRELQREMGLPEREHVPLYGNISRLVDQKGTDLLLGALEEMLATEIQFVFLGSGEPVLEAACRRLAARYPAQVAVRIGFDQPLSHRIEAGCDFYLMPSRFEPCGLNQMYSLRYGTVPIVRRTGGLDDSVVDYLDDPRRANGIKFQEYSSRALARAMRKSLALYHEPALLRRYRINGMKADFSWDRTAREYSALYQKMAG; from the coding sequence ATGAGAATCCTCCTCGCCAGCAGCGAAATCCACCCCTACTCGAAAACCGGCGGGCTGGCCGACATGGTGGGGGCGTTGGGCAAGGCGCTGGCGCGGCAGGGGCATCAGGTGGGGCTGGTCACGCCGCTTTATCGCGGAGTGCGGGAGAAGTTTCCGGACATTCAACGGCTGGATTGGTGGCTGGACGTGCCGTGGGGCGAGGGCCGGCAGGGGGGCCAGGTTTTTCACCGGCAGGCGGAGAAAAACCTCACCGTGTACTTCATTGACCGGCCGGACTTCTTTGACCGCAACGGCCTTTACACGGAGCACGGCCACGGGTACCCGGACAATCCGGAGCGTTATTTGTTTTTCTCGAAGGCGGTGGTGCATCTGGCGAATTATCTGCCTTGGCGGCCACAGGCGCTGCATTTGCACGACTGGCAGACGGCGCTGGCTGCGCCCCTGGTGCATTGGCAGCGCCAGCAGGGGGCGCCCGTCAACCTGCCGCGCACGCTGTTCACCATTCATAACCTCGCCTACCAGGGGATTTGCGACGCCCGTTTTTATGCGCTGACCAATCTGCCGCCGGCCTATTGGTGGCCGGACGGCTGCGAGTTTTTTGGGGCGTTCAATTTTCTCAAGGGCGGCATCGAGTACGCTGATTTGCTGACCACCGTCAGCCCCCGTTACGCGCGGGAAATTACCACCGAGGCCTTTGGCTGCCAGTTGGATGGGGTGCTGCGGCGGCGGGCGGCGCAGCTCACCGGCATTTTGAACGGGGTGGATTACGAGGAATGGAACACGGAGCATAACCCTTATCTGCGGCATCCCTACTCGTGGCGCAATCTGGCGGGCAAAGCGGCAAACAAACGCGAATTGCAGCGCGAAATGGGTCTGCCGGAGCGGGAGCACGTGCCGCTGTACGGCAACATCTCGCGGCTGGTGGACCAGAAAGGGACCGATTTGCTGTTGGGGGCGCTGGAAGAGATGCTGGCCACCGAGATTCAGTTTGTCTTTTTGGGCAGCGGCGAGCCGGTGCTGGAAGCGGCCTGCCGGCGGCTGGCGGCGCGTTATCCGGCGCAAGTGGCGGTGCGCATCGGATTTGACCAACCTCTATCCCACCGGATTGAGGCGGGGTGCGATTTTTACCTGATGCCTTCACGCTTTGAGCCGTGCGGCTTGAACCAGATGTACAGCCTGCGCTATGGCACGGTGCCGATTGTGCGGCGGACGGGGGGGCTGGATGATTCGGTGGTGGATTATCTGGATGACCCGCGTCGGGCCAACGGCATCAAGTTCCAGGAATACAGCTCGCGGGCCCTGGCGCGGGCGATGCGCAAATCACTGGCGTTGTACCACGAGCCGGCCCTGCTGCGCCGCTACCGCATCAACGGCATGAAGGCGGATTTTTCGTGGGATCGCACCGCCCGCGAGTACTCGGCGCTTTACCAGAAAATGGCGGGTTGA
- a CDS encoding prepilin-type N-terminal cleavage/methylation domain-containing protein, whose protein sequence is MNKDVLVRHAVTKKPRAFTLIELLVVIAIIALLAAMLLPALARAKEAGKRIYCNNNMKQLALSLRMYTDDNDDYVPPRTIPGAWPTKLHPYYYNLKVLICPSDGPDTPRSQYTANPNSPDAAPRSFMINGFNDWYAFTYKTTDFNQISRIMATNAFRDSVIHKSSQTIVFGEKENSSGHYFMDFLESVAGNDNTEIEHSRHMSDRSNRAGGGSNFAFHDGHVEYLKFGRSVTPFNLWAVTDYYRTNTFFVGQ, encoded by the coding sequence ATGAATAAAGACGTTCTTGTGCGCCATGCGGTTACAAAGAAGCCGCGGGCCTTTACTTTGATTGAATTGCTGGTGGTGATTGCCATCATTGCCCTGCTGGCGGCGATGTTGCTGCCGGCGCTGGCCCGGGCCAAGGAGGCCGGCAAGCGCATTTACTGCAACAACAACATGAAGCAACTGGCCCTGTCGCTGCGGATGTACACCGATGACAATGACGATTATGTCCCCCCACGCACGATTCCCGGCGCCTGGCCCACCAAGTTGCACCCCTACTATTACAATTTGAAGGTCCTGATTTGTCCCAGTGACGGACCCGACACGCCGCGCAGCCAGTACACGGCCAATCCCAATTCGCCCGATGCCGCGCCGCGCAGTTTCATGATCAATGGTTTCAATGACTGGTACGCCTTTACCTACAAAACCACGGATTTCAATCAGATTAGCCGAATCATGGCCACCAATGCCTTCCGTGATTCGGTCATTCATAAATCCTCCCAAACCATTGTCTTCGGCGAAAAGGAGAACAGCTCCGGCCATTATTTCATGGATTTCCTCGAAAGCGTGGCGGGAAATGACAATACGGAAATCGAGCACAGCCGGCACATGTCCGACCGCAGCAACCGGGCGGGGGGCGGCTCCAATTTCGCCTTCCACGATGGCCACGTGGAATACCTGAAATTTGGCCGGAGCGTCACTCCGTTCAACCTCTGGGCGGTGACGGATTATTACCGCACCAACACCTTCTTTGTCGGGCAATAA
- a CDS encoding aminopeptidase P family protein, with protein MKALPLPADLFLHNRQRLRELLPPNCLVVVNSNDIMPTNADGVMGHHQNSDLFYLTGILQEETLLLLAPTAYDERQREVLFLREPNEHLATWEGHKLTKAEASQLSGIKEVRWLSEFPTVFRQLMCEVELVYLNTNEHQRAVIEVESRDLRFIHQVQRQYPLHTYRRLAPLMHQLRVVKSRWELDMIRRACELTGSGFLRALRIIEPGVNEAEIEAEFAHEFIRHKGCFAYPPIIAAGPNNCVLHYVQNDQPCKAGQLVLLDVAAGLGQYMSDLTRTVPVSGRFTRRQKQVYQAVLRVLREMIQRIRPGKTTRDLRRECEALLTEECLALGLLKPAQVRKQDPHAPAVGKYFMHGVSHPIGLDVHDVTYNHLKIAPGWVLTCEPALYLKEEGFGVRLENTIVVGEKENTDLMAHIPIEAEEIEALMQK; from the coding sequence ATGAAAGCCCTCCCTCTCCCCGCCGACTTGTTCCTTCACAACCGCCAGCGTTTGCGGGAGCTGCTGCCGCCCAACTGCCTGGTGGTGGTCAACTCCAATGACATCATGCCCACCAACGCCGATGGCGTGATGGGCCATCACCAAAACTCGGACCTGTTTTACCTCACCGGCATTTTGCAGGAGGAAACCCTCCTGCTGCTGGCGCCCACCGCCTATGACGAGCGCCAGCGGGAAGTCCTGTTTTTGCGCGAGCCCAACGAGCACCTGGCCACCTGGGAGGGGCACAAACTCACCAAGGCCGAGGCCTCCCAGCTCTCCGGCATCAAGGAAGTGCGCTGGCTCTCGGAGTTTCCCACCGTATTCCGCCAGCTCATGTGCGAAGTGGAGCTGGTCTATCTGAACACCAACGAACACCAGCGCGCGGTGATTGAAGTGGAGAGCCGCGACCTGCGCTTCATTCATCAGGTGCAGCGCCAGTACCCCCTGCATACCTACCGCCGCCTGGCGCCGCTCATGCATCAATTGCGCGTCGTCAAATCCCGCTGGGAGCTGGACATGATTCGCCGCGCCTGTGAATTGACCGGCAGCGGTTTCCTGCGCGCCCTCCGGATCATTGAGCCTGGGGTCAACGAGGCCGAAATTGAGGCGGAGTTTGCGCATGAATTCATCCGCCACAAAGGCTGCTTTGCCTATCCGCCCATCATTGCCGCCGGCCCCAACAACTGCGTGCTGCATTACGTGCAAAACGACCAGCCCTGCAAGGCCGGCCAACTGGTGTTGCTGGATGTGGCCGCCGGCCTCGGCCAGTACATGTCCGACCTCACCCGCACCGTGCCGGTGAGCGGCCGCTTCACCCGCCGCCAGAAACAGGTCTATCAGGCCGTCCTGCGCGTGCTGCGCGAGATGATTCAGCGCATCCGCCCCGGCAAAACCACCCGCGACCTGCGCCGCGAATGTGAAGCCCTGCTCACCGAGGAATGCCTGGCCCTGGGGCTGCTCAAGCCCGCGCAGGTGCGCAAACAAGACCCCCATGCGCCGGCCGTGGGCAAATATTTCATGCACGGCGTCTCCCATCCCATCGGTCTCGATGTGCATGACGTCACTTACAATCACCTGAAAATCGCTCCCGGCTGGGTGCTCACTTGCGAGCCGGCCTTGTACCTCAAAGAAGAAGGCTTCGGCGTCCGCCTGGAAAACACCATCGTCGTCGGTGAAAAGGAAAACACCGACCTCATGGCCCACATCCCCATCGAGGCCGAAGAAATTGAAGCGTTGATGCAGAAGTGA